The sequence below is a genomic window from Sulfurospirillum oryzae.
TCGGGTGAAGTCATGGACGGCGTAAATTCCGTGATCTCATAGGTGGCTACATCATGAATGTAAAAAGGATCACACGCGATGAGCGCTTCAATCTCAGCCCTGTTAGCGGCCAATGCCAAGATAACACCTCCCGTGCGGGGATTTTTACGTCCTGAGGCTAAAAAAAGACCTTTTTCGTAGTTGTCTTTGAGAAATTCGACATGCGCACTCAGATGTGCATCGACTTCCTCAAGGGATTTGTGATAGGTTAAAGCGATGATAAACATAAAGATTCCTGTTATGAATTGCGGACAAACGTTTGCATTTTTTTAGAGAGCGAGCTAAAAACAAGGTCATACGAGTCATCGATCCAGCCAAAAAGCATTGACTCATCAATGTCATC
It includes:
- a CDS encoding YciI family protein; the encoded protein is MFIIALTYHKSLEEVDAHLSAHVEFLKDNYEKGLFLASGRKNPRTGGVILALAANRAEIEALIACDPFYIHDVATYEITEFTPSMTSPELAFLANR